One region of Purpureocillium takamizusanense chromosome 4, complete sequence genomic DNA includes:
- a CDS encoding uncharacterized protein (EggNog:ENOG503PWNI), which yields MDVVLCDIDNLKEWELMHTWWSLPNSLEDHIKGIAKPPASGDTEAERAFSRAVTEARAIAISTIAPELLVRINARLNPHTAAAQDIVAMARRIVLTDVNYEQSMFEFVSLDRLEFPSLMAFRDRMDFLWQIVKTHHSRVHDFMYITVALKAIKCYHGDVFEELCEQGELSMRDIVYWLDFLVLTDDEFC from the coding sequence ATGGACGTCGTGCTTTGTGACATCGACAACCTCAAAGAGTGGGAGCTCATGCACACCTGGTGGTCGCTGCCCAACTCCCTCGAAGACCACATCAAAGGCATTGCCAAACCTCCAGCTTCCGGCGACACAGAGGCCGAGCGTGCTTTCAGCAGAGCCGTCACCGAAGCTCGTGCCATTGCCATCAGCACCATTGCTcccgagctcctcgtccgcaTCAACGCTCGTCTCAACCCGCACACGGCTGCCGCCCAGgacatcgtcgccatggcccgccgcaTCGTGTTGACCGACGTGAACTACGAGCAGTCCATGTTCGAGTTCGTGAGCCTTGATCGTCTCGAGTTCCCGTCCCTCATGGCCTTCAGGGACCGCATGGACTTTCTCTGGCAGATCGTCAAGACCCACCACAGCCGAGTACACGACTTCATGTACATCACGGTCGCTCTCAAGGCCATTAAATGCTACCATGGGGACGTCTTCGAGGAACTCTGCGAACAGGGCGAGCTTAGCATGCGTGACATTGTGTACTGGCTCGATTTCCTCGTCCTGACGGATGACGAATTCTGCTGA
- the dak1 gene encoding dihydroxyacetone kinase Dak1 (EggNog:ENOG503NUS7~COG:G), translating to MSSKHFINDPTHLVSQALHALTLTNPNVALDAAHKIIYRRPSPSSSDQQQQVSIISGGGSGHEPSFAGMVGPGMLSAAVAGTIFASPSAEQVRRAITSRVDRGRGVLVVVMNYTGDVLNFGMAVEKARAAGGVPVEMVVVGDDVGVGRAKAGKVGRRGIAGTVLVLKVAGALAALGRPLDEVAAVARLAADNTVSVGASLEHVHVPGRGVDADDKLRDSDDVEIGMGIHNEPGSGRAKKDLPALVATMLAQLLDQGDADRAFVNVTSNEVVLLVNNLGGVSVLELGGITAEVVAQLADKYGIRPVRILSGTFMTSLNGLGFSVSLLNVVNTGVGVNMVDLLDAPSEVAGWAAPVRKETWEARNTATRDADDGAGQEVQPSGLKTDAAAATTVLTRALESVIAAEPEVTRYDTVVGDGDCGIGLKRGAQAILKHIKDKPLTGDAVVDVASIVPVVENTMDGTSGALYAIFLNALVHALRTASAGDASPQVWAAALKQSCDALSRYTPARPGDRTLVDALYPFVEVLGQTGDVREAASAARKAADETKGMQASLGRTVYVGGSGYEEVPDPGAWGLSCFFQGLAGQ from the exons ATGTCGTCCAAGCACTTCATCAACGACCCGACGCACCTCGTCTCCCAGGCGCTGCACGCCCTCACCCTGACCAACCCCAacgtcgccctcgatgccgcccacAAGATTATCTaccggcggccgtcgccatcgtcatccgaccagcagcaacaagtCTCCATcatctcgggcggcggctccggccaCGAGCCCTCCTTCGCCGGCATGGTCGGCCCGGGGAtgctctccgccgccgtcgccggcaccatcTTCGCCAGCCCGTCGGCCGAGCAGGTCCGCCGCGCCATCACCTCGCGCGTcgaccgcggccgcggcgtgctcgtcgtcgtcatgaaCTACACGGGCGACGTCCTCAACTTCGGCATGGCCGTGGAaaaggcccgcgccgcggggGGCGTGCCCGTGGAgatggtcgtcgtcggggacgacgtcggcgtcgggagggccaaggccggcaaggtcGGCCGCAGGggcatcgccggcaccgtcctCGTGCTCAaggtcgcgggcgcgctggccgcgctgggccgcccgctcgacgaggtcgccgccgtggcccgcctcgccgccgacaacacCGTCAGCGTGggcgccagcctcgagcacgtccacgtccccgggcggggcgtcgacgccgacgacaagctccgcgacagcgacgacgtggAGATTGGCATGGGCATCCACAACGAGCCGGGCTCCGGGCGCGCGAAAAAGGACCTCCCCGCGctggtggcgacgatgctcgcgcagctgctcgaccaGGGCGACGCGGACCGCGCCTTCGTCAACGTCACCTCCAACGAGGTGGTGCTGCTCGTCAAcaacctcggcggcgtcagcgtgctcgagctgggcggcatcaccgccgaggTGGTCGCCCAGCTGGCCGACAAGTACGGCATCCGCCCCGTGCGGATCCTCTCGGGCACCTTCATGACGAGCCTCAACGGCCTGGGTTTCAGCGTCTCGCTGCTCAACGTCGTCAacacgggcgtcggcgtcaacaTGGTCGACCTGCTGGACGCGCCGAGCGAGGTGGCCGGCTGGGCCGCGCCCGTCCGCAAGGAGACGTGGGAGGCGCGCAACACAGCcacgcgcgacgccgacgacggcgccggccaagaGGTCCAGCCGAGCGGGCTCAAGACggacgctgcggcggccacgacggtgCTGACGAGAGCACTGGAGAGCGTCATCGCAGCGGAGCCCGAGGTTACGAGGTACGACACAGTGGTTGGTGATGGAGACTGCGGCATTGGACTCAAGCGAGGCGCCCAAG CTATTCTCAAGCACATCAAAGATAAGCCCCtgacgggcgacgccgtcgtcgacgtcgcctccATCGTGCCCGTGGTGGAAAACACCATGGACGGCACGTCGGGCGCCCTGTACGCCATCTTCCTCAACGCCCTGGTCCACGCGCTgcgcaccgcctccgccggcgatgccagCCCCCAGGtctgggccgcggcgctcaagcAGTCGTGCGACGCGCTCTCGCGGTACACGCCCGCGCGGCCCGGCGACAGGACGCTCGTGGACGCGCTGTACCCCttcgtcgaggtgctcggccAGACCGGCGAcgtgcgcgaggcggcgtctgcggcgcgcaaggccgccgacgagacaAAGGGCATGCAGGCGAGCCTCGGCCGGACCGTGTACGTGGGCGGGAGCGGGTACGAGGAGGTGCCAGACCCGGGCGCCTGGGGTCTTTCGTGCTTTTTCCAGGGGCTTGCCGGACAGTAG
- the SMD2 gene encoding mRNA splicing protein (EggNog:ENOG503P45M~COG:A~BUSCO:EOG09265IT6) has product MEDPKIKELLTKSRNELTEYEIAQLEEHEFSAGPLSILQTAVRERIQVLISIRNNRKLLARVKAFDRHCNMILENVKEMWTETSKTEGGMTKSVNKDRFISKMFLRGDSVILVLLA; this is encoded by the exons ATGGAGGACCCCAAGATCAA GGAACTCCTCACCAAGTCGCGGAACGAGCTCAC CGAGTACGAGatcgcccagctcgaggagcacgagTTCTCGGCCGGGCCCCTCTCCATCCTCCAGACCGCCGTGCGCGAGCGCATCCAGGTCCTCATCTCCATCCGAAACAATCGCAAGCTGCTCGCACGCGTCAAGGCCTTCGACCGGCACTGCAACATGATCCTCGAGAACGTCAAGGAGATGTGGACCGAGACGTCCAAGACGGAAGGCGGCATGACCAAGTCGGTCAACAAGGACCGCTTCATCAGCAAGAT GTTCCTGCGAGGCGATAGCGTGATTCTGGTGCTGCTCGCATAG
- a CDS encoding uncharacterized protein (EggNog:ENOG503PE0V~SECRETED:SignalP(1-19~SECRETED:cutsite=AYG-LE~SECRETED:prob=0.6773)), translating to MKFLWFTLASQSLVFKAYGLEHWLYSSPLDNATMNILERVDDLVGVQSLYSWKSLEPAQGEYNFTALEDDFARVRAKGKKFWVQLQDRSFSPQYDPVPSYLKTPYYNNGSAPTCDGENCAAKFTVNGSVAQQWNPRVRERFQALLSAMAAKLDNRIYGINLAETSIEVDHKSNNYSDEDYFRGSLENAAYARSVFNHSHVVQYMNFWPDGWGNAKDRFNTSFDFLAKHNVGVGGPDLIPFKPGQENNSYRFIRAYHDRLPITVVAVQEPTLKEENPYTHKPFTKAEFVDYAEKNLSVSIIFWATTSPWLLEATNKTL from the coding sequence ATGAAATTCCTTTGGTTCACCCTTGCCAGCCAGTCTCTCGTGTTCAAGGCGTATGGCCTTGAGCATTGGCTGTATAGCAGTCCTCTCGATAACGCCACAATGAATATCCTCGAAAGAGTCGATGATCTCGTTGGCGTCCAGTCCCTTTACAGCTGGAAGAGCCTCGAGCCGGCCCAGGGCGAGTACAACTTCACCGCTCTCGAGGACGATTTCGCACGAGTGCGCGCCAAGGGGAAAAAGTTCTGGGTCCAGCTCCAAGACCGGAGCTTCAGTCCCCAGTACGACCCCGTGCCGTCCTACCTAAAGACGCCCTACTACAACAACGGCAGCGCGCCAACATGTGACGGCGAGAACTGCGCGGCAAAGTTTACGGTCAACGGCTCCGTGGCGCAGCAGTGGAATCCCCGCGTTCGGGAGCGCTTTCAGGCATTGCtgtcggccatggcagcGAAGCTCGACAACCGCATCTACGGCATCAACCTCGCCGAAACATCCATCGAGGTTGACCACAAAAGCAACAACTACTCTGACGAGGATTACTTCCGCGGCTCGCTCGAGAACGCTGCCTACGCGAGGTCCGTCTTCAACCACTCGCACGTTGTGCAGTACATGAACTTTTGGCCCGACGGCTGGGGTAATGCCAAGGACCGCTTCAATACGTCATTCGACTTTTTGGCAAAACACAACGTGGGTGTCGGTGGGCCGGACTTGATTCCTTTCAAGCCAGGACAAGAGAACAACTCGTACCGCTTTATCCGGGCGTATCATGACCGTCTGCCCATCACTGTCGTGGCCGTGCAGGAGCCAACTTTGAAGGAAGAAAACCCATATACGCACAAGCCGTTCACAAAGGCCGAATTTGTGGACTATGCAGAGAAAAACCTAAGCGTGAGCATCATTTTTtgggccaccacctcgccctgGCTTCTGGAAGCGACTAATAAGACTCTGTGA
- a CDS encoding uncharacterized protein (TransMembrane:3 (o23-45i57-77o144-167i)) gives MATGDVFRGASRWVLRHAWELGVVLRGVSAICCLLIHVSIARVAIAAISAGPSIESLILPLVLLGFVALLSLPWNGIETTTVLLRHGIGMPASVAITSDVLLCMCYTAVSAAIATHVLTNASEWYFFSNGTDYTDSVAPRFNQMALALAITEAALHLFLVAVTCCGIHNRKKERRFIEK, from the exons ATGGCGACTGGCGATGTTTTCCGTGGCGCTTCCCGGTGGGTGCTCAGGCACGCATGGGAGCTTGGGGTAGTGTTGCGCGGCGTGTCGGCCATCTGTTGTCTGCTCATCCACGTCTCTATCGCCCGCGTGGCGATTGCCGCGATATCGGCTGGGCCGAGCATCGAGTCGCTCATCCTTCCGCTTGTTCTTTTGGGCTTCGTG GCATTGCTGTCGCTCCCTTGGAACGGTATCGAGACCACGACCGTATTGTTACGCCATGGAATAGGAATGCCGGCTAGTGTAGCCATTACCTCGGATGTCTTGCTCTGCATGTGCTATACGGCTGTCTCTGCAGCGATTGCCACACACGTCTTGACAAACGCGTCGGAATGGTACTTCTTCTCAAATGGCACAGACTATACGGATTCTGTTGCGCCACGGTTCAACCAAATGgctcttgcccttgccaTCACGGAAGC CGCGCTTCATCTCTTTCTGGTCGCGGTAACATGTTGCGGAATCCACAACCGGAAGAAGGAGAGGCGGTTCATCGAAAAGTAG
- the DFG5 gene encoding Mannan endo-1,6-alpha-mannosidase (TransMembrane:1 (n4-15c23/24o436-457i)~EggNog:ENOG503Q3MT~CAZy:GH76~SECRETED:SignalP(1-21~SECRETED:cutsite=VVA-LS~SECRETED:prob=0.3384)~COG:G), with amino-acid sequence MKGLATAATLASGIIGQSVVALSVKAEDNASLKSAASTAAYGLMKYYTGNNTGDVPGNLPDPYYWWHAGAMFGTLVDYWFYTGDSTYNDETIQAIVHQASDTQDFMPKNQTRTEGNDDQGFWAMTAMSAAENKFPNPPTDQAQYLALAQAVFNQYTQRWDADDCGGGLRWQIFSFNNGYNYKNSISNGCFFNVAARLARYTGNTTYSEWASKIFEWEQKVGLMSDSFDVLDGVTIATDKTCKSIDKAQWTYNAGVHLHGAANMYNMTEDQAWKKRVDGILKTILDRMVKNKVVFEEFCEPRKGCNTDQQTFKGYLMRWLAQTAALVPSTREAIAPVLRGTAQAAGGACSGSPAQGFKGAAGTACGYSWLDGGAFDGLVGVPSQMSAVAALIAPLAETAQGPVTDKTGGTSKGNPQAGSGKQEDPRTQKPITTGDKVAAGFVTLALLLGVIGSTAFMVK; translated from the exons ATGAAAGGCCTTGCaacagcggcgacgctggcgtcggGGATCATTGGACAAAGCGTTGTCGCGCTCAGCGTAAAAGCGGAAGACAATG CGTCGCTAaagagcgccgccagcacggcCGCGTACGGCCTCATGAAGTACTACACAGGGAACAATACTGGAGATGTGCCGGGGAACCTGCCCGACCCATACTACT GGTGGCACGCGGGCGCCATGTTCGGCACGCTCGTCGATTACTGGTTCTACACGGGCGACAGCACGTACAACGACGAGACTATACAGGCAATCGTCCACCAGGCGTCTGACACACAGGACTTTATGCCCAAGAACCAGACCCGGACAGagggcaacgacgaccaggGCTTCTgggccatgacggccatgtcggcAGCGGAGAACAAGTTTCCCAACCCGCCGACGGATCAGGCGCAATATCTGGCGCTCGCGCAGGCCGTATTCAACCAGTACACACAACGGTGGGACGCGGACGACTgcgggggcgggctgcggTGGCAGATCTTTTCGTTCAACAACGGGTACAACTACAAAAACTCCATCTCCAACGGGTGCTTCTTCaacgtggcggcgcggctggcgcggtACACGGGCAACACGACGTACAGCGAGTGGGCGAGCAAGATCTTCGAGTGGGAGCAAAAGGTCGGGCTCATGAGCGACAGCTTTGACGTGCTGGACGGGGTGACGATTGCGACGGACAAGACGTGCAAGAGCATCGACAAGGCGCAGTGGACGTACAACGCGGGCGTCCACCTGCACGGGGCGGCCAACATGTACAACATGACGGAGGACCAGGCGTGGAAGAAACGGGTGGACGGAATCCTCAAGACGATTCTGGATCGCATGGTCAAGAACAAGGTGGTGTTTGAGGAGTTTTGCGAGCCACGCAAGGGGTGCAACACGGACCAGCAGACGTTCAAGGGGTACCTGATGCGATGGCTggcgcagacggcggcgctggtgccgtcgacgcgcgaggccatcgcgCCGGTGCTGCGGGgcacggcgcaggcggcaggGGGCGCGTGCAGCgggtcgccggcgcagggcttcaagggcgcggcgggcacggcgtGCGGCTACAGCTggctggacggcggcgcctttgacggcctcgtcggggtGCCGTCGCAGATgtcggcagtggcggcgtTGATCGCGCCCCTCgcggagacggcgcaggGGCCCGTGACggacaagacgggcggcacCTCCAAGGGCAACCCGCAGGCCGGGTCGGGCAAGCAGGAGGACCCGCGCACGCAGAAGCCCATCACGACGGGCGACAAGGTGGCCGCGGGGTTTGTGACGctggctctgctgctgggggtgattggctcgacggcgtttATGGTCAAGTGA
- the EHD3 gene encoding 3-hydroxyisobutyryl-CoA hydrolase (BUSCO:EOG0926213Q~COG:I~EggNog:ENOG503NV3G) — translation MSFRAFAVRAGTAAHAASARSCRNTLTMAQQAKVLTSPLGLRPMSTEASTIRPLPSDEADDVVFESKYGLRTVMLNRPKKLNSLNGSMIRKIVPRLVEWEKSDMANVIVMKGAGEKSLCAGGDVAALAKLNQESPDGWKQSAEYFGLEYKLDHYIATYQKPYIAFMDGITMGGGVGLSIHAPFRIATEKTVFAMPETTIGFFPDVGASFFLPRMNGAVGTYLALTSERLTGPNVFYSGIATHYLHSTSLPDLEARLAELRFRDDDALPKRLEIINETLEEFCTGLPYDQPMQLSGEVRRAIDRCFSQNNVADILAALNAERGETEGWAQRQVDTLHKRSPTAVHVTLRQMRIGGRWDMAETFKKEHQIATKFMQHHDFTEGVTALLVRKEKPKWQPESLEAIPASDNPAKPFFEFDDEAKLELFTDRTYAEYPYAALGIPSEKEVKDLVAGKSYTPEQLSRELVASRKGRQGITDVVKEILARKTTVDGEGKVKWVNDEAPTTSRL, via the exons ATGTCCTTCCGCGCCTTCGCCGTCCGAGCTGGTACGGCAGCCCATGCCGCGAGTGCCAGGAGCTGCAGGAATACCTTGACCATGGCCCAACAAGCAAAGGTCCTGACCTCGCCGTTGGGTCTCCGGCCG ATGTCGACCGAGGCTTCGACCATCAGGCCGCTCCCTagcgacgaagccgacgatgTCGTCTTCGAGAGCAAATACGGCCTGCGAACCGTCATGCTCAACCGCCCCAAAAAGCTCAACTCCCTCAACGGCTCCATGATCCGCAAGATCGTCCCGCGACTCGTCGAGTGGGAGAAGTCGGACATGGCCAACGTCATCGTCATgaagggcgccggcgagaagAGCCtgtgcgccggcggcgatgtcgccgcgctggccaagctcaaccAGGAGAGCCCCGACGGCTGGAAGCAGTCGGCCGAGTACTTTGGCCTCGAATACAAACTCGACCACTACATTGCGACGTACCAGAAGCCCTACATTGCCTTCATGGACGGCAtcaccatgggcggcggcgtcggcctcaGCATCCACGCCCCCTTCCGGATCGCCACCGAGAAGACTGTCTTCGCCATGCCGGAGACCACCATTGGTTTCTTCCCCGATGTCGGCGCATCCTTCTTCCTGCCGAGGATgaacggcgccgtcggcacgTACCTGGCGCTCACCAGCGAGCGGCTGACGGGCCCCAACGTCTTCTACTCGGGCATCGCCACACACTATCTGCACTCGACCAGCCTgcccgacctcgaggcccgcCTTGCCGAGCTGCGgttccgcgacgacgatgcgctcccGAAGCGTCTTGAGATTATCaacgagacgctcgaggaaTTCTGCACTGGCCTGCCTTACGACCAGCCCATGCAGCTGAGCGGCGAGGTCCGTCGCGCCATCGACCGCTGCTTCAGCCAGAacaacgtcgccgacatcctcgccgccctcaacgcggagcgcggcgagacggagggGTGGGCGCAGAGACAGGTCGACACCCTGCACAAGCGCTCCCCAACGGCCGTTCACGTCACGCTCCGCCAGATGCGCATCGGCGGCCGGTGGGACATGGCCGAGACGTTCAAGAAGGAGCACCAGATCGCCACCAAGTTCATGCAGCACCACGACTTCACCGAGGGCGTCACCGCCCTACTCGTCCGCAAGGAGAAGCCCAAGTGGCAGCCCGAGTCGCTCGAGGCCATCCCCGCCAGCGACAACCCCGCCAAGCCCTTCTTCGagttcgacgacgaggccaagctcgAGCTCTTCACCGACCGCACCTACGCCGAGTACCCTTACGCCGCGCTCGGCATCCCTTCGGAGAAGGAGGTCAAGGACCTCGTTGCCGGAAAGAGCTACACGCCCGAGCAGCTGTCGCGGGAGCTGGTGGCATCGCGCAAGGGACGTCAGGGCATTACCGATGTGGTCAAGGAGATTCTCGCGCGGAAGACTACGGTGGACGGTGAGGGTAAAGTCAAGTGGGTCAATGATGAGGCACCCACGACGAGTAGGCTGTAG